A section of the Pseudomonas sp. FP453 genome encodes:
- a CDS encoding FecR family protein produces MSSEQIIQQAANWLTRLHDEDVTEEDRQAFHTWCDADPRHAVAIERMRGLWGSLETLPAQPARRALNRAFAPQRSRGAQAVGVLGLVLCGWFGLQHLPLWMADQRTGVGERRQIALEDGSQLQLNSNSAVDVKFDGQQRVIELLQGELWVEVAKDARRPFVVHTDQGTATALGTRYLVKRAADGTTVVTVIESTVAVKGDSSDEVKVTAGQRAILDHGRVQPAQATGSADPDAWTRGLLKVNDQPLGDVLQTLASYRHGMVRFDPQALQNLRVSGVFKLDDTAAALAALADNLPIQVEYFTDLLVVVKPR; encoded by the coding sequence ATGAGCTCCGAACAAATCATTCAGCAGGCAGCGAATTGGCTGACCCGCCTGCACGACGAAGACGTCACCGAAGAGGACCGCCAAGCCTTCCACACCTGGTGCGACGCCGACCCACGGCATGCCGTCGCCATCGAGCGCATGCGCGGCCTGTGGGGCAGCCTGGAGACGTTGCCCGCCCAGCCTGCGCGCCGAGCCCTCAACCGCGCGTTCGCGCCGCAACGCTCGCGTGGCGCGCAGGCGGTCGGTGTGCTCGGCCTGGTGCTCTGCGGTTGGTTCGGCCTGCAACACCTGCCGCTGTGGATGGCCGACCAACGCACCGGCGTCGGCGAACGCCGCCAGATCGCCCTCGAAGACGGCAGCCAGCTACAGCTCAACAGCAATTCGGCGGTGGACGTGAAGTTCGACGGCCAGCAACGGGTGATTGAGCTGCTGCAAGGCGAGCTGTGGGTGGAGGTGGCCAAGGATGCACGACGGCCGTTCGTGGTGCACACCGACCAAGGCACGGCGACCGCGCTGGGCACCCGTTATCTGGTCAAGCGCGCGGCGGACGGCACGACCGTGGTGACAGTGATTGAATCCACCGTGGCCGTCAAAGGTGATAGCAGCGATGAGGTCAAGGTCACGGCCGGCCAGCGTGCGATCCTTGATCATGGCCGCGTCCAACCCGCGCAAGCCACCGGCAGCGCCGACCCGGACGCCTGGACCCGTGGCCTGCTCAAGGTCAACGACCAGCCCCTCGGCGACGTCCTGCAAACCCTGGCCAGCTACCGCCACGGCATGGTGCGCTTTGATCCCCAGGCGCTGCAGAACCTGCGGGTGTCCGGGGTGTTCAAGCTCGATGACACGGCGGCGGCCCTCGCGGCACTGGCAGACAACCTGCCGATCCAGGTGGAGTACTTCACCGACCTGCTGGTGGTGGTCAAGCCGCGCTAG
- a CDS encoding ABC transporter ATP-binding protein, with the protein MAEIHLQNLAHSYSPTPSGPEDYAIREMNHVWEQGGAYALLGPSGCGKSTLLNIISGLLSPSEGQVLFDSKVVNDLTPEKRNIAQVFQFPVVYDTMTVFDNLAFPLRNQGMAEANIHSKVQEIAEVLDLQNLLSKKARNLTADEKQKVSMGRGLVRDDVSAILFDEPLTVIDPHLKWKLRRKLKQIHEQFNITMVYVTHDQLEASTFADKIAVMYGGQIVQFGTPRELFERPSHTFVGYFIGSPGMNLIEVQAEAGGVRFAGTHLPLSAAIAQRISDTSYKKLQVGIRPEFIHVWDEYNPDALQADITHLEDLGTYKIMTLNLDGTLLKVRLAEDKPVPQGKASISFPAQWLMVYADDYLLEVQP; encoded by the coding sequence ATGGCCGAGATCCATTTGCAGAACCTGGCCCACAGCTACAGCCCTACGCCCAGTGGCCCTGAGGACTACGCGATTCGGGAAATGAACCATGTATGGGAGCAGGGCGGGGCCTACGCCTTGCTCGGGCCCTCCGGCTGTGGCAAATCGACCTTGCTCAATATCATCTCCGGCCTGCTCAGTCCGTCTGAAGGCCAGGTGCTGTTTGACAGCAAGGTGGTCAATGACCTCACCCCGGAAAAACGCAACATCGCCCAGGTGTTCCAGTTCCCGGTGGTGTACGACACCATGACGGTGTTCGACAACCTGGCTTTCCCGCTGCGCAACCAAGGCATGGCGGAGGCGAACATTCACAGCAAGGTGCAGGAAATTGCCGAAGTCCTCGACCTGCAAAACCTGCTGTCGAAGAAGGCCCGCAACCTTACCGCCGACGAAAAACAGAAAGTCTCCATGGGCCGTGGCCTGGTGCGTGACGATGTGTCGGCGATCCTCTTCGATGAGCCGCTGACAGTGATCGACCCGCACCTCAAGTGGAAACTGCGGCGCAAACTCAAGCAGATCCACGAGCAGTTCAACATCACCATGGTCTACGTCACCCATGACCAACTGGAAGCCTCCACCTTCGCCGACAAGATCGCGGTGATGTACGGCGGGCAGATCGTGCAGTTCGGCACGCCCCGCGAGTTGTTCGAGCGGCCCAGCCATACGTTTGTCGGCTATTTCATCGGCAGCCCTGGGATGAATCTGATCGAGGTGCAGGCCGAGGCGGGCGGGGTACGGTTTGCCGGGACTCATCTGCCGTTGTCCGCGGCGATTGCGCAGCGCATCAGCGACACGTCCTACAAGAAATTGCAGGTCGGCATCCGCCCGGAATTTATTCATGTGTGGGACGAGTACAACCCTGACGCCCTGCAAGCCGATATCACTCATCTGGAAGATCTCGGCACCTACAAGATCATGACCCTCAACCTCGACGGTACGCTGTTGAAAGTACGCCTGGCCGAAGACAAACCGGTGCCGCAGGGCAAGGCTTCCATCAGCTTTCCCGCGCAGTGGCTGATGGTCTACGCCGACGATTACCTGCTGGAGGTGCAGCCATGA
- a CDS encoding TonB-dependent receptor domain-containing protein translates to MLLRQPPLLFAALTLSSLVHAEDLQLAPVEVTSSEASAGEIAEAQLKSVPGGTNYIDMNSVQQGRVSTNEDVFKYQAGVYAKAANNEGVKLSIRGSGLNRSPGSHGSGLYEMFDGLPLTGPGGTPYELKDPLWQSRVEVLRGANGFDQGALALGGAVNYVTRTGYDAPKLQLRYEAGSKGYAQREISSGQVLGDADYYISLTDSESDGYQRQSAATGKGMAANFGYRFSPELETRFYFRYRETTNDTPGKLTRAQISHDPRAANSLNAARDSKRLQPGSTWIANKTTLQLDDNSRVEFGLAYHDYPMDLREGTIRLKVAYTDISSTLNYIRQDTLFGHDSKTTIGLRTTQAMPNNGGAEYVRIPAGNTATYAPGTKTRDYSYLGSDTVLHIGNDLELVPDLWLTTGLAAIYTRRETEVTYPDTHAPLSQHDWDYAPRIGLRYDVNPQLQVYGNLSRSVEPPHAWSMIWGSNKYFTSGPAKGMAREGISLKNQTATTLEIGGRGEHGFGQWDLALYRSEVRHELLTVETQAQTGTTNAIVAENNASPTVHQGVELSLLSPLWDGGRNGKLALRQAYTFSDFHYRDDDRFGGNTLPGIPKHYYQGQLRYSHPTGFYSSFNTEHSSKVAVDYANSYNAASYTIVGATFGYDAPKQDWQAWVDLRNLTNRRYANTITPGYDDKGVDMARSTPADGRGIYTGVSWSWR, encoded by the coding sequence ATGTTGTTGCGCCAACCTCCGCTCCTGTTTGCCGCCCTGACCTTAAGCTCGCTGGTGCACGCCGAAGACCTGCAACTGGCCCCGGTCGAAGTCACCAGCAGCGAAGCCAGCGCCGGCGAAATCGCCGAGGCCCAGCTCAAGAGTGTGCCCGGTGGCACCAACTACATCGACATGAACAGCGTGCAGCAGGGGCGGGTCAGCACCAACGAGGACGTGTTCAAGTACCAGGCCGGGGTGTACGCCAAGGCGGCGAACAACGAAGGGGTGAAACTGTCGATCCGCGGTTCGGGCCTGAACCGCAGCCCCGGTTCCCATGGTTCGGGCTTGTATGAAATGTTCGATGGCCTGCCGCTGACCGGCCCTGGCGGCACGCCCTATGAGTTGAAAGACCCGCTCTGGCAAAGCCGCGTCGAAGTGCTGCGCGGCGCCAACGGTTTTGATCAGGGCGCGTTGGCCTTGGGCGGCGCGGTCAACTACGTGACCCGTACCGGCTATGACGCGCCCAAGCTGCAACTGCGTTATGAGGCGGGCAGCAAAGGCTACGCCCAGCGCGAGATCAGCTCCGGCCAGGTGCTGGGGGATGCCGATTACTACATCAGCCTTACCGACTCCGAATCCGACGGCTACCAGCGCCAGAGCGCCGCCACGGGCAAGGGCATGGCGGCCAATTTCGGCTACCGTTTCAGCCCGGAACTGGAGACCCGTTTCTATTTCCGCTACCGCGAAACCACCAACGACACCCCGGGCAAACTCACCCGCGCGCAGATCAGCCACGACCCCCGCGCCGCCAACAGCCTCAACGCCGCCCGCGACTCCAAGCGTCTGCAACCGGGCTCGACCTGGATCGCCAACAAGACCACCCTGCAACTGGATGACAATTCTCGCGTCGAGTTCGGCCTGGCGTATCACGACTATCCGATGGACCTGCGCGAAGGCACGATTCGCCTGAAAGTCGCCTACACCGACATCAGCAGCACCCTTAATTACATCCGCCAGGACACGCTGTTCGGCCACGACAGCAAAACCACGATCGGCCTGCGCACTACCCAGGCGATGCCCAACAACGGTGGCGCGGAATACGTGCGTATCCCGGCCGGCAACACTGCGACCTATGCCCCCGGCACCAAGACCCGCGACTACAGCTACCTGGGCTCCGACACCGTGCTGCATATCGGCAACGACCTGGAACTGGTGCCCGACCTGTGGCTGACCACCGGCCTTGCGGCGATCTACACCCGCCGTGAAACCGAAGTGACCTACCCGGACACCCATGCGCCGCTGAGCCAGCACGACTGGGACTACGCGCCGCGCATCGGCCTGCGTTACGACGTCAACCCGCAATTGCAGGTGTACGGCAACCTGAGCCGCTCGGTCGAGCCGCCGCATGCGTGGTCGATGATCTGGGGTTCCAACAAGTACTTCACCAGCGGTCCAGCCAAGGGCATGGCGCGCGAAGGCATAAGCCTGAAAAACCAGACCGCCACCACCCTGGAAATCGGCGGTCGCGGCGAACACGGGTTCGGCCAATGGGACCTGGCGCTGTACCGCTCCGAAGTGCGCCACGAACTGCTCACTGTGGAAACCCAGGCCCAAACAGGCACGACAAACGCCATCGTCGCTGAAAACAACGCCAGCCCCACCGTGCATCAGGGTGTTGAACTGAGCCTGCTCAGCCCGCTGTGGGACGGCGGCCGCAACGGCAAGCTGGCCCTGCGCCAGGCCTACACCTTCAGCGACTTCCACTACCGCGACGACGACCGCTTCGGCGGCAACACCTTGCCGGGCATCCCCAAACACTATTACCAGGGGCAACTGCGCTATAGCCATCCGACGGGGTTCTACAGCAGTTTCAACACTGAGCATTCGTCAAAAGTGGCAGTGGATTACGCCAACTCCTACAACGCCGCGTCCTACACGATTGTGGGCGCGACCTTCGGCTACGACGCGCCGAAACAGGACTGGCAAGCCTGGGTCGACCTGCGCAACCTCACCAACCGGCGTTACGCCAATACCATCACACCGGGCTATGACGACAAGGGTGTGGACATGGCGCGTTCCACGCCGGCGGATGGTCGCGGTATCTACACCGGTGTGTCCTGGAGCTGGCGCTGA
- a CDS encoding ABC transporter ATP-binding protein, with amino-acid sequence MSLTLEHVSRVVEGQTWIDDATLRFEPGSFNVLLGRTLSGKTSLMRLMAGLDKPDSGRILMNGVDVTHKPVRLRNVSMVYQQFINYPTMTVFENIASPLRQAGVANELIQSKVLETARMLRIEKFLQRHPLELSGGQQQRTAMARALVKDAELILFDEPLVNLDYKLREELRQEMRELFKARHTIAIYATTEPNEALALGGTTTILHEGRVIQSGKAAEVYHQPQSVLAAELFSEPPINLMPGRISGNEVSFANFVHFPLNVDLRPIGEGEFRFGVRPSHISLVPSNDDDLELAVTVEVAEISGSETFLHVRSEHFLLVLHLPGVHEYDVDAPIRVYIPTHKLFVFDSQGRLVQAPGRRVARVA; translated from the coding sequence ATGTCATTGACCCTGGAACATGTCTCCCGCGTCGTTGAAGGCCAAACCTGGATCGACGACGCCACCCTGCGTTTCGAGCCCGGCTCCTTTAACGTCCTGCTCGGCCGCACCCTGTCCGGCAAGACCAGCCTGATGCGCCTGATGGCCGGCCTGGACAAGCCCGACAGCGGCCGCATCCTGATGAATGGCGTGGATGTCACCCACAAACCGGTGCGCTTGCGCAACGTGTCGATGGTGTACCAGCAGTTCATCAACTACCCGACCATGACCGTTTTCGAAAACATCGCCTCGCCCTTGCGCCAGGCCGGTGTGGCCAACGAGTTGATCCAGAGCAAAGTGCTCGAAACCGCCAGAATGTTGCGCATCGAGAAATTCCTGCAGCGTCATCCGCTGGAGCTGTCCGGCGGCCAGCAGCAACGCACGGCCATGGCCCGCGCGCTGGTCAAGGATGCCGAGCTGATCCTGTTCGATGAGCCGCTGGTGAACCTGGACTACAAACTGCGTGAAGAACTGCGTCAGGAAATGCGCGAGCTGTTCAAGGCGCGCCACACCATCGCCATCTACGCCACCACCGAACCCAACGAAGCCCTGGCACTGGGTGGCACCACCACCATCCTTCACGAAGGTCGGGTGATCCAGAGCGGCAAGGCCGCCGAGGTCTATCACCAGCCGCAGAGTGTGCTCGCCGCCGAGTTGTTTTCCGAGCCGCCGATCAACCTGATGCCGGGGCGCATCAGTGGCAACGAAGTGAGCTTCGCCAATTTCGTGCACTTTCCGCTCAACGTCGATTTGCGCCCCATCGGCGAAGGGGAATTCCGCTTCGGTGTGCGCCCCAGCCACATCAGCCTGGTGCCCAGCAACGACGACGACCTGGAACTGGCGGTGACCGTGGAAGTCGCCGAGATCAGCGGTTCGGAAACCTTCCTGCATGTGCGCAGCGAACATTTCCTACTGGTTTTGCACCTGCCTGGGGTGCATGAGTACGACGTCGACGCGCCGATCCGCGTGTATATCCCCACCCATAAACTGTTTGTGTTCGATAGCCAGGGCCGTCTGGTCCAGGCCCCCGGGCGCCGTGTCGCGAGGGTTGCCTGA
- a CDS encoding carbohydrate ABC transporter permease, which yields MSKRKVIPLLIYILFLLVPIYWLLNMSFKSNTEILGGLTLFPQDFTLANYKVIFTDPSWYTGYLNSLYYVSLNTVISLTVALPAAYAFSRYRFLGDKHLFFWLLTNRMAPPAVFLLPFFQLYSSIGLFDTHIAVALAHCLFNVPLAVWILEGFMSGVPKEIDETAYIDGYSFPKFFVKIFIPLIGSGIGVTAFFCFMFSWVELLLARTLTSVNAKPIAAVMTRTVSASGIDWGVLAAAGVLTILPGMLVIWFVRNHVAKGFALGRV from the coding sequence ATGAGTAAGCGCAAGGTTATCCCGCTGCTGATCTACATCCTGTTCCTGCTGGTGCCGATCTACTGGCTGCTGAACATGTCCTTCAAGAGCAACACCGAAATCCTCGGCGGGCTGACGCTGTTTCCGCAGGACTTCACCCTGGCGAACTACAAGGTGATCTTCACCGACCCGAGCTGGTACACCGGTTACCTCAACTCGCTGTACTACGTGAGCCTGAACACGGTGATTTCTCTTACCGTGGCGCTGCCAGCGGCCTACGCGTTTTCGCGCTACCGTTTCCTGGGCGACAAGCACCTGTTCTTCTGGCTGCTGACCAACCGCATGGCCCCCCCGGCGGTGTTTTTGCTGCCGTTCTTCCAGCTGTATTCGTCCATCGGGTTGTTCGATACCCATATCGCGGTAGCCCTGGCGCACTGCCTGTTCAACGTGCCGCTGGCGGTGTGGATTCTGGAGGGCTTCATGTCCGGTGTGCCCAAGGAAATTGACGAAACCGCCTACATTGACGGCTACTCGTTTCCGAAGTTTTTCGTCAAGATTTTTATCCCGCTGATCGGCTCCGGCATCGGCGTCACCGCGTTTTTCTGCTTTATGTTTTCCTGGGTCGAGTTGCTGTTGGCGCGCACCCTGACCTCGGTCAACGCCAAGCCCATCGCGGCGGTGATGACCCGCACGGTCTCGGCGTCGGGGATCGATTGGGGCGTGCTGGCAGCGGCGGGGGTGTTGACCATCCTGCCGGGCATGCTGGTGATCTGGTTTGTTCGCAACCACGTGGCCAAGGGCTTTGCCCTCGGCCGGGTCTGA
- a CDS encoding DUF2160 domain-containing protein: protein MEWMAWTTPTALFFGGIALILAGMTTWELRSPSIPRRGFLPISTTRGDRLFIGLLGSAYLHLLVIGVTGWSIWAATALSLVWLLSVMRWG, encoded by the coding sequence ATGGAATGGATGGCCTGGACCACCCCAACCGCACTGTTCTTTGGCGGCATCGCGCTGATTTTGGCGGGCATGACCACCTGGGAACTGCGTTCGCCGAGTATTCCCCGGCGCGGCTTTTTGCCGATCAGCACCACCCGTGGTGATCGTTTGTTTATCGGTCTTCTCGGCAGCGCCTACCTGCATTTGCTGGTAATCGGCGTCACCGGCTGGAGCATCTGGGCAGCGACTGCGCTGTCCCTGGTGTGGCTGTTGAGCGTGATGCGTTGGGGCTAG
- a CDS encoding carbohydrate ABC transporter permease translates to MNKVQNNKAWWLVLPVFLLVAFSAVIPMMTVVNYSVQDIFDQSSRYFVGADWYKQVLLDPRLHDSLLRQFIYSACVLLIEIPLGIAIALTMPTKGRWSSLVLIILAIPLLIPWNVVGTIWQIFGRADIGLLGYSLNALGISYNYAANTADAWVTVLVMDVWHWTSLVALLCYSGLRAIPDVYYQAARIDRASAWAVFRHIQLPKMKSVLLIAVMLRFMDSFMIYTEPFVLTGGGPGNATTFLSQTLTQMAVGQFDLGPAAAFSLVYFLIILLVSWLFYTAMTHSDANR, encoded by the coding sequence ATGAACAAGGTGCAGAACAACAAGGCGTGGTGGCTGGTGCTGCCGGTATTTCTGCTGGTGGCGTTCAGTGCCGTGATCCCGATGATGACGGTGGTCAACTACTCTGTGCAGGACATTTTCGACCAGTCCAGCCGCTACTTCGTCGGTGCCGACTGGTACAAGCAGGTCCTGCTCGACCCACGCCTGCATGACTCATTGCTGCGCCAGTTCATCTACTCGGCCTGTGTCCTGTTGATTGAGATTCCCCTGGGCATCGCCATCGCCCTGACCATGCCGACCAAGGGCCGCTGGTCGTCGCTGGTGCTGATCATCCTCGCCATTCCGCTGCTGATTCCGTGGAACGTGGTGGGCACGATCTGGCAGATCTTCGGCCGTGCGGACATCGGTTTGTTGGGTTACAGCCTCAACGCCCTGGGCATCAGCTACAACTATGCGGCCAATACGGCGGATGCCTGGGTCACCGTGCTGGTCATGGACGTGTGGCATTGGACGTCACTGGTAGCGTTGTTGTGCTACTCAGGACTACGGGCCATCCCGGATGTGTACTACCAGGCGGCGCGGATCGATCGCGCATCGGCGTGGGCGGTGTTCCGACATATCCAGTTGCCGAAGATGAAAAGCGTGCTGTTGATCGCGGTGATGCTGCGCTTTATGGACAGCTTCATGATCTACACCGAGCCCTTCGTACTGACTGGCGGCGGGCCGGGTAACGCCACTACCTTTCTCAGTCAGACGCTCACTCAAATGGCTGTAGGTCAATTCGACCTGGGCCCGGCCGCCGCGTTTTCCCTGGTGTACTTCCTGATCATCCTGTTGGTGTCCTGGCTGTTCTACACCGCCATGACCCACTCCGACGCCAATCGCTGA
- a CDS encoding sigma-54-dependent Fis family transcriptional regulator produces the protein MAEPLAHDTLIQESWRRCRAFGLDHQSAPSFDQLPAEGISQLLESQHSLVQTTHQEVLPYYENILSNSNCLIMLADNQGQVLTSWGTQRFIEPKLARGFNPGASWRECSSGTNAIGTALACAQAVHIEHDEHFLKANRFMTGSAAPIFDAQREIIAVLDVSSDSYLPPSHTLGMVKMMSQTVENRLILNLFRGEHFQLTFNTGLNNLDSQWAGLLIFDDSGQVLSANRRADNLLGISLSRVMIDRLFKVSLLELLNQPEGLPFSLQAAGRNRFQCLLKRPKQMPVQARVFTQPTPPKPTSIGLKTLHFGDQRVEKAVRQAERLLEKDIPLLIHGETGVGKEVFVKALHQASSRSQQAFIAVNCAAIPAELVESELFGYEKGAFTGANQKGSIGLIRKADKGTLFLDEIGDMPLPTQARLLRVLQERCVQPVGSSELFPVDLRIISATNRALREWVQAGRFREDLYYRIGGLTLELPPLRERTDKQALFQQLWQQHREPTQWAGLSAEVLALFEQHPWPGNLRQVSSVLQVALAMAEEQPIRAEHLPDDFFVDLHVPAPLPTGESLDDSIDLNQRLKALGGNISHLARELGVSRNTLYKRLRQNER, from the coding sequence ATGGCCGAACCCTTGGCTCACGACACCCTTATCCAGGAATCCTGGCGCCGTTGCCGCGCGTTTGGCCTGGACCATCAAAGCGCCCCCAGCTTCGACCAACTGCCCGCCGAAGGCATCAGCCAACTGCTGGAAAGCCAGCATTCGCTGGTGCAGACCACCCACCAGGAAGTGCTGCCCTACTACGAAAACATCCTGAGCAATTCCAACTGCCTGATCATGCTGGCCGACAACCAGGGCCAGGTGCTGACGTCATGGGGTACCCAGCGCTTCATCGAGCCAAAGCTGGCCCGCGGCTTCAACCCCGGCGCCAGCTGGCGCGAGTGCTCCAGCGGCACCAATGCCATCGGCACCGCGCTGGCCTGCGCCCAGGCCGTGCATATCGAGCATGACGAACACTTCCTCAAGGCCAACCGCTTCATGACCGGTTCGGCGGCGCCGATCTTCGATGCGCAGCGCGAGATCATTGCCGTGCTGGACGTGTCCAGCGACAGCTACCTGCCGCCCTCCCACACCCTGGGCATGGTCAAGATGATGAGCCAGACCGTGGAAAACCGGCTGATCCTCAACCTGTTTCGCGGCGAGCATTTCCAATTGACCTTCAACACCGGCCTGAACAACCTGGACAGCCAATGGGCCGGCCTGCTGATCTTTGACGACAGCGGCCAGGTGCTGTCGGCCAACCGCCGCGCGGACAACCTGCTGGGGATCAGCTTGTCGCGGGTGATGATCGACCGTTTGTTCAAGGTGTCGCTGCTGGAGCTGTTGAACCAGCCGGAGGGACTGCCGTTCTCGTTGCAGGCGGCGGGACGCAATCGGTTCCAGTGCCTGTTGAAACGGCCCAAGCAGATGCCGGTGCAGGCACGAGTATTCACACAACCAACGCCGCCAAAGCCTACGTCGATTGGGCTGAAAACCTTGCACTTTGGCGACCAACGCGTGGAAAAAGCCGTGCGCCAGGCCGAACGCCTGCTGGAGAAGGACATCCCGCTGCTGATCCACGGCGAAACCGGGGTGGGCAAAGAGGTGTTCGTCAAAGCCCTGCACCAGGCCAGTTCCCGCAGCCAGCAGGCATTTATCGCGGTGAACTGTGCAGCGATTCCTGCGGAGCTGGTGGAATCGGAACTGTTCGGGTACGAAAAAGGCGCGTTCACCGGCGCCAATCAGAAAGGCAGCATTGGTCTGATCCGCAAGGCCGACAAGGGCACGCTGTTCCTCGATGAAATCGGCGACATGCCGCTGCCGACCCAGGCGCGTTTACTGCGGGTCTTGCAGGAACGCTGCGTGCAGCCTGTGGGCAGCAGCGAGTTGTTCCCGGTGGATCTGCGCATTATCTCTGCCACCAACCGCGCCCTGCGGGAGTGGGTGCAGGCCGGGCGGTTTCGTGAGGATTTGTACTACCGCATCGGTGGCCTGACCCTGGAGCTGCCGCCCTTGCGCGAACGCACCGACAAGCAGGCGTTGTTCCAGCAACTGTGGCAGCAGCACCGCGAGCCAACCCAATGGGCCGGGCTGAGCGCCGAGGTGCTGGCGCTGTTCGAGCAGCACCCGTGGCCGGGGAATTTGCGCCAGGTGAGCAGCGTGTTGCAGGTGGCGCTGGCGATGGCCGAGGAGCAGCCGATCCGTGCGGAGCATCTGCCAGATGATTTTTTTGTGGATTTGCACGTGCCGGCACCACTGCCAACCGGTGAATCGCTGGATGACAGCATCGACTTGAACCAGCGCTTGAAGGCGCTCGGCGGGAATATTTCCCACCTGGCGCGGGAACTGGGCGTCAGCCGCAACACCCTGTACAAGCGCCTGCGCCAGAACGAGCGCTAG
- a CDS encoding sigma-70 family RNA polymerase sigma factor, translating into MHDIPAVLNDSTRQQTLAAMYSEHHGWLHNWLRKKLGCSQHAADLAHDAFIRVLLLAEPHNIKEPRAFLATTAGRLLIDGARRRRIEKAYMEALVIQCEDAGMPDPAAIHVALQALERIAEMLAGLPAKAREAFLLSRLDGLTYSEIATRLEVSSSTVKNYISSALVHCYHSLHGADPL; encoded by the coding sequence ATGCATGACATTCCGGCCGTGCTGAACGATTCAACCCGTCAGCAGACCCTTGCGGCTATGTACAGCGAGCACCACGGCTGGTTGCACAACTGGCTGCGCAAAAAACTGGGCTGTTCGCAACACGCCGCCGACCTGGCCCACGACGCGTTCATCCGCGTGCTGCTGCTCGCCGAGCCGCACAACATCAAGGAACCCCGCGCCTTTCTTGCGACCACCGCCGGGCGCCTGCTGATCGATGGCGCGCGCCGCCGGCGTATCGAAAAAGCCTACATGGAAGCCCTGGTGATCCAGTGCGAAGACGCCGGCATGCCCGACCCGGCTGCGATCCATGTGGCGCTGCAAGCCCTGGAGCGTATCGCCGAGATGCTCGCCGGCTTGCCCGCCAAGGCCCGCGAGGCGTTCCTGTTGAGCCGTCTCGACGGGCTGACCTACAGCGAGATCGCCACGCGCCTGGAGGTGTCCTCCAGCACCGTCAAAAACTACATCTCCAGCGCTCTGGTGCACTGCTACCACAGCCTGCACGGAGCCGATCCGCTGTGA
- the yddG gene encoding aromatic amino acid DMT transporter YddG: MQINSERAATACGLVAILLWSTAAGLIRSVSELFGPLGGAALIYTLGAVLLVLFLGRPRVRATSWFYLIVGSALFVAYELCLSLALGYASTRNQAIELGVVNYLWPCLTVLLAIVMNGQKARWLILPGTALALFGIVWVVSGDGLALATLVANVSTNPLSYSLALGCAVTFALYCNVTRRYAGGQNLVMLFFTLAAAVLWLKYALSTEVLPAFTLNSSLQLGAAGIAMAGGYALWNLGILRGNLTLLATASYSAPVLSSAFAAVWLGAHLTAQFWQGAVLVTVGSLMCWQATRTRPSDV; the protein is encoded by the coding sequence ATGCAGATCAACAGCGAGCGTGCAGCCACTGCATGCGGTTTGGTAGCGATTCTCCTGTGGAGTACCGCCGCCGGGCTTATCCGCAGTGTCAGTGAACTGTTCGGCCCATTGGGCGGCGCGGCGTTGATCTACACCTTGGGGGCGGTGTTGTTGGTGTTGTTCCTAGGACGGCCGCGGGTGCGCGCGACCTCTTGGTTCTATCTGATTGTGGGCAGTGCGCTGTTTGTGGCGTACGAATTGTGCCTGTCGCTGGCATTGGGTTACGCCAGCACTCGCAACCAGGCGATTGAGCTTGGGGTGGTGAACTACCTGTGGCCCTGCCTGACCGTTTTGCTCGCGATTGTCATGAATGGGCAGAAAGCCCGCTGGCTGATCCTGCCTGGCACCGCACTGGCGTTATTTGGCATCGTGTGGGTGGTGAGCGGTGATGGCCTGGCATTGGCCACCCTTGTCGCCAACGTGAGCACCAACCCCCTGAGCTACAGCCTCGCCCTGGGCTGCGCGGTCACGTTCGCGTTGTACTGCAACGTCACCCGGCGCTACGCCGGTGGGCAAAACCTGGTGATGCTGTTTTTTACCCTGGCCGCCGCTGTCCTTTGGTTGAAATACGCGCTGAGCACTGAAGTGCTGCCCGCGTTCACCCTCAACAGCAGCCTGCAACTGGGCGCGGCGGGCATCGCCATGGCCGGCGGCTACGCGCTGTGGAACCTGGGCATCCTGCGCGGCAACCTGACCCTGCTGGCCACGGCCTCGTATTCTGCGCCGGTGTTGTCGTCGGCATTTGCCGCCGTGTGGCTGGGGGCCCACCTGACCGCACAGTTCTGGCAGGGCGCCGTGTTGGTGACTGTGGGTTCGCTGATGTGCTGGCAAGCGACGCGCACGCGACCGAGTGATGTTTAG